The following nucleotide sequence is from Salvia miltiorrhiza cultivar Shanhuang (shh) chromosome 7, IMPLAD_Smil_shh, whole genome shotgun sequence.
GTGAAAGTCAGATTTTATTACACATGACTAATTCATCTTTGATGTAACAGGGTTTGATGGAAGCTGTGAAAGACATAATTCCATATGCTGAGCACCGGTGGTGTGCAAGGCATATATATGCCAACTGGGCTAAGAAGTGGAGAGGAGAGGAGATGAAGAAGAGATTTTGGATTGCAGCATGGAGTAGCTTTGATGAAGAGTTCAAACTGAACATGGCCAAACTGAGGAGCATAAACAAGAAGGCCCATGATGAGCTTCTACACTACCCTCCTGCTCACTGGTCCAGGGCATATCAAAGCACCAGATGCTCTACAAACATGGTAGATAACAATTGCTCTGAGTCTTTTAATTCTAGCATAAGTGATGCAAGACACAAACCTATTATCAGCATGCTAGAGGATATTAGGTTGCTTGCCATGAAGAGGATTAGGGAGAGGAAAACTGGATTGGATAGTTGGAAGAGTGTCTGGTCCCCATCTGCAATGAAAACATTTGAAGCAAATAAGAGTGACTCAGTGTACTGTAATGTGGTGTGGAATGGTGAGTATGGGTATGAGGTGACTGATGGATTGGATAGACACATAGTGTTTATTGATACAAAGACTTGCACCTGTAGGGGTTGGGACTTGACTGGAATCCCATGTTCACATGCCATCGCTTCTTTTTTTTCAAGCTCACTGGATCCACTTCTTTCCATTAGTGAGTGTTACCACAGGGACACATATGCCAAAACATATGAACACTTGATCCAACCACTGCCCGGTGTGAAGTTTTGGAATGTGAAAGCTCAAGATGCCATAGAACCACCCCAAGTGGAAAAGAAGATAGGACGGCCTAAGAAGAACAGAGTGAGAGCAACTCACGAGCCAAAGAAGAAGCACAAGTTGTCAAGGGTGGGGAAAAAACAACACTGCACCCTCTGTAGGAGTGCAACCCACAAGAAAATGACATGTCCACTGAACCCTACTAAGGTATTATCACAGGATATCTAATTTGCATTCACTTAACTAATATGtaccataaaattttatttacttgtgtaaaATGTGTAGGTGAACAAAGAAGCAGAGTGTTCCACCTCAACTAAAGCTAAAGGAAAAGCACCAGTAGGACTCGGACTATATGTCAATGAAGAAACAGGAAAACAAATTCTAAATGTAAGTTATTAGATACAACTGGACTCCATTGTTGATAGAACTGAACTAAATGACTCATAGTGTTTCCTCTCAATGTTTGTTACAGCCCGGAGGATCACAGTCTTTAGTCATAAATGAGGGGACTCCAAGAGAATCAGAACCAAATGTCAGATTTGCTATCCCCAATGAGAGAGAGCTCAGAATGCAAAAGAGAATGGAGAAGAGGAAGAGCAGTCCACCAACCACATCAGTTGGTCCTTCCTCGAAGATCAAGAAGACATGAACAAAGCCTTTTAAGGCTCCAAGAGACAAAACACAGGAACAACACCAAGAACCAGTGCTTAGAAGGTCTCCTAGGAGACTAAATGTGGTGTCAACTGCAGGATCAACAACTCACAGTTGATATCACCTTTGTCATCTTGTTAAGAAGTACTTTAAAACTGATTTTATGtgttttcatttgttttgaGTGGTTATAATGGTTTGGATATTAGCTTTTGCAGCCATCACTCACTTGGTTTCATTTGACTGGATTACTCACTTGAAAACTGGCATTTTGCCCATGACTTGTGAATTTAATGATATGCTTTATGTTATACTTGTTCAATCTTCTTTGTGATTCATACACTCTCTCTAGTTGATGTATTTTGGATATTAACACTAATGGTAGCAACATAATGTCAACTATATTAACACCAAAATCCATTACAGAAGTTCATCAACAAAAACTAACAACGATGAAGCCAATACAGATGTTCATAAACCAAAAACAAACAACAATAAAGCAATATTTCAGATGTTCATTCTTACATCAACCACCAAACTAATTCTCCAACTATGCTACAACTACATAGATTAACACCAACCAAGTTACAAACAAAATGCTAACAAGAAATCTATTTGTGTTTCTTGCTCTTTTGGAATCATCTTTCAAATCTTGAACCATGTCCCAGATAAGACCAATATCAGCTTCTAAATCAGTAGGAGTGGCTGATCTTGAATTCATTTCTGTAAGCTTCAAGTTCTCAATCCTCAACTCATTTATAACTTCAATAGCTCTCTCGCCCATAGGTTCATCGTACCATTTGAAAAATCGACATTTTTTGGTCTACAAACattcaaaaattaattcaaatcaAAACTTCACACatcaagaaaattttgtatgaaaaaaaatcattaccTTCCAATTTTGGCACCCATAGAACCTTCTTCCGGGATTGTTGTTCtacatgcatttttcatctcctttgtcgcgtttattcatagtttttgggcgttttcattgagttcttgagagtctttggtttgaattgttaaatttgtgtggaatagactactcgtccgtgtTCGTGTTGTTTTTACAGGTTTTGGACTCAATTAGTGGAGTTTTGGATGAAGCGTAGTGGAATACGCGAAGTGACGAGTCCATAGGCACGAACGGGGCAAGAATCGGgcatcggatgagcaagaacgggcGCCGGGAAGTCCGTGTGTTGGAGGACACGCGGCCGTGCACGAGGACGGGCGCCGGGAagtcgcgcggtccgggcatgcggccgcatgccacggccgcgcgaggaTGCAGAACCCGCTGGAAGACCGCGCgggccaggcgcgcggccgcgcgaccagCCCGCGCGAGGCGCCGAGTCAGCCCAACTTTTCCGTTTTTTCACCTAAAACGCgatttttggagtattttcgagttagacgacctagggcatataaataccatcttttagcttatcccagacacctttttatcattttctgaatttcctgagagctgtgagacacggagcaagagcaagactgaagaatctcgacttCACTACgatttttcattgtttaatgttcattagttttattgagattgtgattgttagtcatatgtctatgtgtggctaaatccctttttcccagggtttagggagtaaacatgattcaaatttctgactgttgatttaattaattgagatttatattcctttctatgttcttgttataactgtttgctttattgcttgatcaccaatttagcattatcataggttttaatttgagatcgggagatgataattaatacctgaactaagaacatagaacacatttattttaattctaaagggaattaataattgtgaaggcgttaatcctaggaacttttaggagttacatgttagaagtgtgatccagggatggtagccttgcatgtaatcaacgatttgtatgccacgggagtgggtatgaattaactttgagattgccttaggaattatctcattaattgaatcaaacgtgttagttaggagaatctgttgaaacctttgccttggaaaactctctttcttctgttacttcgtattttttcacagcttgatttctttttagtgtttctttattttaatttaaatttattttccaaaatcaaaactttaaTATTCGTTcatccagatagagtaaaataattaagagtAGGAATTGATAAtcattagtctctgtggattcgaccttgtttgccactatatacaattgcacccgtacacttgcggcgtgttaataaaatagcgaacaattGTCTTCAGTCCACGAAGTTCTTATCGGTGATTTCAACCTCTCACCTTCAATAACGCAAAAACAATACGTCGAATCACCCAAACACTCGTTCCTTCTCTGCCGCCAATCCCGTGACTGGGTAGAAGCATTACCTGAGTGGAAACTCATGGTACGATCTCGAATACCAACAATAATGGAAAACCCTACACTAGTTCAACGTGATTTGGTGTATTTCTCACCAATTTATAACCCCTAAACGCGAATTAGGGTTCTGCGATCCCTAAAATTGCCCCAAATCAAATGGCCGTTGTAAAGCATTGCAATGAGGGCCCCgcaattttgaaataaaaaaaaaaaattgaccaaACGTTGACTAACGTCGTTTAGTCATGAGGGTTTAAATGTTAGGTTTTTGATAGTTTAGGGGCTATTTTGCACACACACTTAGTATGAGGAGTAAATCGCTCTAAGGGTGTACAGttcaggggcctatctgcaccttaaccctttattttaaacataatttagggtttaattagtaacttaattaatgattctaattaagttaaattatttccatttttagaaagtggccaactttagtgggacacccaaaaaagaaatgtggccaactttaatgggacggagggagtacattaattgtgggtccctttctccactcaactaataaaaatacattttttcttaaaacccgtgttttgctacttaggtcatgaattagtggacggagggagtatttccaTTACAACGAATAGTAATTTTGAACTTGATACATGCGTATCATTACCTCCTCTGCTCTTGTTGTTTGTCGGAATCTTCTTGCATTCCTTTCAAGCAAAATGTGATAGTATCAcatcattaaaaattacaaattactTTTATCCATAAATCTTATATATGGGTCATACATATCATGAAAGAAATCTTCACATCATTAATCATGTTTATCAATTTAGTGGCGCAAAATTCACAATTCCACTGAGTTTGAGAAGTTTATTGAGCCCTTTGTTATCGCGCATGTTTTATCCTTCGTCCATCTTACTTGAGCACAATTGGTGGGTGGTTACATCCAAAATTATACGATCTATAAGACTTatgaatttgaataattttgtaATTGAATTATAACATAGaattatcaaattttatataacaagacattttataaaaaatgttgaaagtttaagatttataaataaaaagtgaaaattagagatattttatgaaaaatattaaaagttgaGGATACAAGTGAGTACTATTTATTTCTATGATGAGGTGGAAAAGTAAAATACACCTCAAACTCCAATGAGATAAATCATTTATCCATCACTAAATTTTATGCAGTATCATATTTTGTGGATATTTTGAGAGTTCaagtttttaaataaaaaataaaaaatgtagaTATTTTAcgaaaaatactaaaaattaaatatacaaaTCACTGGTAACCCTTTTTCACACTTTTAATaataagatactccctccgtccctgaaataagtttctttttttttcatttttgggacgtccccaaataagttcctctttctttctttctatttttggacaactaccccaccactaataatactccctccgtcccgttaatgaagtcccctttcttttgggcacgagtaTTTAGGAGACTAAAATTAAGAGTTAAATCAAGTCCCCTTATTCCCACTTAATTACTCCCTGCCGCACCACCGCCTGTGCACCACCACAATTTCTGAACCACCGCACCACCGCCTGTGCACCACCGGACCACCGCACCACCGCCTGTGcaccaccgcaccaccgccAGAACAGTGAACGGAAATCAAAAAACGGAGGCACCTTGAAATCAAAAAACGGAAATCACCAGAACACTGGAAATCAAAAAACGGAAATCACCAAAACACTGGGCCTTAATTTCAATTTCTGAGC
It contains:
- the LOC130995403 gene encoding uncharacterized protein LOC130995403, whose protein sequence is MTCPLNPTKVNKEAECSTSTKAKGKAPVGLGLYVNEETGKQILNPGGSQSLVINEGTPRESEPNVRFAIPNERELRMQKRMEKRKSSPPTTSVGPSSKIKKT